The Actinobacillus equuli genome includes a window with the following:
- a CDS encoding S-4TM family putative pore-forming effector — MVDIFSKQNEEWYLNRLVAQRVKYSESKNFRICENVFLIIAILIELLQYLPFTNIASIQEVYFNIAATFFIALSLVMGYCATSRQEYAAEIQQEFDCSLFNISYSGLKKFIDDDINKIVIKAEKRDYSIKEQVRNWYSDSISNFNYPYSALACQYQNIGWNRNLSQKYLSFLKWIFCSLVIIILAIGSYSFFNSLIKIDSLTINNLWGGGIIAFGLLKHLGGKIFSLGKSIKDKTEFLEQENNVFSNIKNNDINQVPEILKRIQMKIFEFRKNDKPIPDIFYKCYRFKEEVNSRKRLDVQ; from the coding sequence ATGGTGGATATTTTTAGTAAACAGAATGAAGAATGGTATTTGAATAGACTAGTGGCTCAGAGGGTTAAATATAGTGAATCTAAAAATTTTAGAATATGTGAAAATGTTTTTTTGATTATTGCTATTCTAATTGAATTACTACAATATTTACCGTTTACCAATATAGCTAGTATTCAAGAAGTATACTTCAATATAGCTGCGACATTTTTCATCGCATTATCTCTTGTTATGGGGTATTGCGCAACTAGTCGTCAAGAATATGCCGCAGAGATACAACAAGAATTTGATTGTAGCTTATTTAATATATCTTATAGTGGACTCAAGAAATTTATAGATGATGATATTAATAAAATAGTAATTAAAGCTGAAAAAAGAGATTATTCAATCAAAGAACAAGTAAGAAATTGGTATTCAGATTCTATTTCTAATTTTAACTATCCCTATTCTGCATTAGCATGTCAATATCAAAATATAGGTTGGAATAGGAATCTCTCTCAGAAATATTTATCTTTTTTAAAATGGATTTTTTGTTCTCTTGTAATTATTATTCTTGCAATAGGATCTTATTCTTTCTTTAATAGCTTAATTAAAATAGATTCTTTGACTATAAATAACCTTTGGGGAGGGGGAATTATTGCCTTTGGTTTATTGAAACATCTAGGAGGCAAGATTTTTTCTCTAGGAAAATCTATAAAAGATAAAACTGAGTTTTTAGAACAAGAGAACAATGTATTTAGTAATATTAAGAATAACGATATTAATCAAGTTCCAGAAATTTTAAAAAGAATTCAAATGAAGATTTTCGAATTCAGAAAAAATGATAAACCAATTCCAGATATATTTTATAAATGCTATAGATTTAAAGAAGAAGTTAATTCACGTAAACGTTTAGATGTTCAATAA
- a CDS encoding nitroreductase: MLDFETTVRTRQSIRKFLPTPMTEAEIQQVLADAQNAPSACNTQPWLVHVVSGETLQRLLKRFKDSFAAGRNTADFEFNQAKYLGDYEKRWRNQYEHVFTTSYGIPREDKAGRQVVYDDNIIGYGAPHMAFLFMPTVDNHDVNIASDIGMYSQTFLLSLTARGFGGIPQLALAMFADDVREELGISSDYKLLHAISFGHPDWDAMQNKHHLGRVPVEESAVLHW, translated from the coding sequence ATGTTAGATTTTGAAACCACCGTACGTACACGTCAATCCATTCGCAAATTTCTGCCTACCCCGATGACAGAAGCGGAAATCCAACAAGTGTTAGCGGATGCACAAAATGCCCCTTCTGCATGTAACACTCAGCCTTGGTTAGTACATGTCGTATCAGGTGAGACTTTGCAACGTTTGCTTAAACGTTTTAAAGACAGTTTTGCCGCAGGTCGCAACACGGCGGATTTTGAATTTAACCAAGCGAAGTATTTGGGTGATTACGAAAAACGTTGGCGTAACCAATATGAACACGTTTTTACCACCAGCTACGGCATCCCTCGTGAAGACAAAGCAGGCCGCCAAGTGGTTTACGATGACAACATTATCGGCTATGGCGCACCGCATATGGCATTTTTATTTATGCCAACGGTGGACAATCATGATGTAAACATTGCGTCTGATATTGGTATGTATTCACAAACCTTTTTACTTTCTTTAACCGCTCGTGGTTTTGGCGGTATTCCGCAATTAGCGTTAGCAATGTTTGCGGATGATGTGCGTGAAGAGTTAGGTATTTCAAGTGATTATAAATTATTGCACGCCATTTCGTTTGGTCACCCTGATTGGGATGCAATGCAAAATAAACATCATTTAGGTCGTGTACCGGTTGAAGAAAGTGCGGTACTACATTGGTAA
- a CDS encoding DUF1330 domain-containing protein has protein sequence MTAYVVFIRDEMKDQTAYDEYLQLGVPTLAPYGGEILVANGECQALEGAEIDGSVVLRFPDMAAARAWYTSPEYEKIKSMRLNATLGRAVLLNGIA, from the coding sequence ATGACAGCCTATGTGGTTTTTATTCGTGACGAAATGAAAGATCAAACCGCTTACGATGAGTATTTACAACTAGGCGTGCCGACACTGGCTCCGTATGGTGGCGAGATTTTGGTGGCAAACGGTGAATGTCAAGCCCTTGAGGGTGCGGAAATTGACGGTTCCGTAGTGTTACGCTTTCCTGATATGGCGGCCGCCCGAGCTTGGTACACCAGCCCTGAATACGAAAAAATCAAATCAATGCGTTTGAATGCAACACTAGGGCGTGCGGTACTATTAAATGGTATTGCTTAA
- a CDS encoding glutathione S-transferase family protein, translated as MITLHYLKQSCSHRIVWLLEALGVDYELKIYDRLEGTGFAPAELKAQHPLGKAPVLQDGDLVLAEGNAIIQHLLDRYDSENRFTPAHKTDAYSNYVYWLAISASMFSANLLALVSKKGDLGDFAQYTNAQVGLYFNHVEQSLEGKTWIVGEQLTGADFALSFPLQWGLNYVNKADYPNITRYLEQIETHPAYLKANEKTAGGLDLSRF; from the coding sequence ATGATCACGTTACATTATCTAAAACAATCTTGTTCACACCGTATCGTATGGCTACTTGAAGCCTTAGGTGTGGATTACGAACTCAAAATTTATGACCGCTTAGAAGGTACAGGTTTCGCACCAGCAGAACTGAAAGCACAACACCCACTTGGCAAAGCCCCTGTGTTACAAGACGGCGATTTAGTGTTAGCGGAAGGCAATGCGATTATCCAACACTTGCTTGACCGTTATGATTCTGAAAACCGCTTCACCCCAGCCCATAAAACGGACGCTTATTCTAACTACGTTTACTGGTTAGCGATTTCAGCCTCAATGTTCTCAGCGAATTTGTTAGCGTTAGTCTCAAAGAAAGGTGATTTAGGCGACTTCGCCCAATACACCAACGCACAAGTCGGCTTATATTTCAATCACGTAGAACAATCGCTAGAAGGCAAAACTTGGATCGTAGGCGAACAACTCACCGGCGCAGATTTTGCATTAAGTTTCCCACTACAATGGGGCTTAAACTATGTGAACAAAGCGGATTACCCAAATATCACCCGTTACCTAGAACAAATCGAAACCCACCCTGCTTATCTCAAAGCGAATGAGAAAACAGCAGGTGGGTTGGATTTGAGTCGATTCTAA
- a CDS encoding putative quinol monooxygenase gives MMIAVYAVAVVKPEHIDTFKTLVNSLVEASRQDKGCVSYQLGTVAGKENTFAFVEQWQSMADLETHTQQAHFTQAVEKFADLLSQSLDINVVELF, from the coding sequence ATGATGATTGCAGTTTATGCGGTTGCGGTAGTTAAACCGGAACATATTGATACATTTAAAACATTGGTTAATTCATTGGTTGAGGCTTCTCGCCAAGATAAAGGTTGTGTGAGTTACCAACTTGGTACTGTTGCCGGCAAAGAGAATACTTTTGCTTTTGTTGAACAGTGGCAGTCAATGGCGGATTTAGAAACTCACACACAACAAGCTCACTTTACGCAAGCGGTTGAAAAATTTGCGGATTTACTTAGTCAATCACTTGATATTAACGTAGTCGAATTATTTTAA
- a CDS encoding organic hydroperoxide resistance protein, whose protein sequence is MKIFYKTSATATGGRDGHTRVDDGSLGLDLVSFQNESGKVGANPEQLFAMGYAACFDNAIIHVAPTLGIKPTKHSTTVGVGIGQKPDGAFSFEIDITITVEGLSLEDAKTLIEKAHSTCPYSNATRGNVDVRLHVNVMQTFDL, encoded by the coding sequence ATGAAAATTTTTTACAAAACATCAGCAACAGCAACAGGCGGTCGTGATGGTCATACACGCGTAGATGACGGTTCGCTTGGTTTAGATTTAGTGAGTTTCCAAAATGAAAGCGGTAAAGTGGGGGCGAACCCAGAACAGCTTTTCGCTATGGGCTACGCAGCGTGCTTTGACAATGCGATTATCCACGTTGCCCCAACGCTAGGCATTAAACCAACGAAACATTCAACAACAGTGGGCGTGGGTATCGGTCAAAAACCAGACGGTGCATTCAGCTTTGAAATTGACATCACCATTACCGTGGAAGGCTTGAGCTTAGAAGATGCGAAAACCTTAATCGAAAAAGCACACTCAACTTGCCCATATTCAAACGCAACACGTGGCAATGTCGATGTACGTTTACACGTGAATGTGATGCAAACTTTTGACTTGTAA
- a CDS encoding organic hydroperoxide resistance protein — protein MKIFYKTSATSVGGRDGRTQVDDGSLALDLVGFQNESGKVGANPEQLFAMGYAACFDNAIIHIAPTLGIKPTKHSTTVGVGIGQKPDGAFGFEIDITITVEGLSVEEAKTLIEKAHATCPYSNATRGNVDVRLHVNVIQLFDL, from the coding sequence ATGAAAATTTTTTACAAAACCTCTGCAACATCAGTAGGCGGTCGTGACGGTCGCACACAAGTAGATGACGGTTCACTCGCATTAGATTTAGTCGGCTTCCAAAACGAAAGTGGCAAAGTGGGTGCGAACCCAGAACAGCTTTTCGCAATGGGCTACGCAGCGTGCTTTGACAATGCGATTATCCACATTGCCCCAACGCTAGGCATTAAACCGACTAAACACTCAACGACTGTTGGCGTGGGTATCGGTCAAAAACCAGACGGTGCATTCGGCTTTGAGATCGACATCACCATTACCGTGGAAGGCTTAAGCGTAGAAGAGGCGAAAACCTTAATCGAAAAAGCCCACGCAACTTGCCCATACTCAAATGCAACCCGTGGCAACGTGGACGTGCGTTTACACGTGAATGTGATACAACTCTTTGATCTATAA
- a CDS encoding ferritin-like domain-containing protein, whose translation MKDVQKTIEILQHISTQLTANALNHQIMSRVFASQGFPKLAEKYAEHGTSELDFIAQFHNRILDLDGEIRQDEIPARQIFNDIEDFLAYDLKASLDGLPIIEDVLNAGYLDITSYDLIKEYYKDEEEDLNWTKSQIDLIQAVGKQVYLAKML comes from the coding sequence ATGAAAGACGTACAAAAAACGATTGAAATTTTACAACATATCTCTACACAACTTACTGCAAATGCGCTTAATCATCAAATTATGTCACGCGTATTTGCTAGCCAAGGATTTCCCAAGCTTGCAGAAAAATATGCGGAACACGGTACATCCGAATTGGATTTTATTGCTCAATTCCATAATCGCATTTTAGATTTAGACGGCGAAATTCGCCAAGACGAAATTCCCGCTCGCCAAATATTCAACGATATTGAAGACTTCTTAGCATACGATTTAAAAGCCTCACTAGACGGCTTACCAATCATTGAAGACGTTTTAAATGCGGGTTATTTAGATATTACCTCTTACGACCTTATCAAAGAATATTATAAAGATGAGGAAGAAGATTTAAACTGGACGAAGTCGCAAATCGACTTAATCCAAGCGGTCGGAAAACAAGTTTATTTAGCAAAAATGCTATAA
- a CDS encoding AraC family transcriptional regulator, with the protein MQIIDKLLPLVPKNQLWQTPIKGLVIQHADRPTPVANTILEPRICIVLQGERKICIGDQCTLFSNQHFMFCPVNVPLSVEVAEASPEKPYLMMTMKIDLNMVASIVPHIPKTIAKHQPKSTAFLQWQMEENLLAQFERLIDLLKTPEDIDFLAPLIQQQIYYVLLKSDQGQKLRELVQIGSHTNRIAQTALWIEQHLSEPLRVDDLAKQAGMSVSGFHLHFKKMTNMSPLQYQKSHRLLTAQKLIQTKQSNIANIAFQVGYESPSQFSREYKRHFGVSPKGDAR; encoded by the coding sequence ATGCAAATTATTGATAAATTATTACCGCTTGTACCGAAAAACCAACTTTGGCAAACACCCATTAAAGGGCTTGTCATTCAGCACGCTGATCGCCCAACGCCTGTGGCGAACACAATTCTTGAACCTCGCATTTGTATTGTGTTGCAAGGCGAGCGAAAAATTTGTATTGGCGATCAATGTACACTATTCAGTAATCAACATTTTATGTTCTGTCCGGTAAACGTGCCATTGTCGGTAGAAGTGGCGGAAGCAAGCCCTGAAAAGCCCTACTTGATGATGACGATGAAAATCGACCTAAACATGGTGGCAAGTATCGTGCCACATATTCCAAAAACTATTGCAAAACATCAGCCAAAATCGACCGCTTTCTTACAATGGCAAATGGAAGAAAATTTGCTGGCTCAGTTTGAGCGTCTAATTGATTTGCTCAAAACGCCGGAAGATATTGATTTTCTTGCACCGCTCATTCAACAACAAATTTATTATGTTCTGCTAAAAAGCGATCAAGGGCAGAAATTACGGGAATTGGTACAAATAGGCAGCCACACAAATCGAATCGCTCAAACCGCACTTTGGATCGAGCAACATTTGTCTGAACCGTTACGGGTAGATGATTTAGCGAAACAGGCGGGAATGTCGGTTTCAGGTTTTCATTTACATTTTAAAAAAATGACCAATATGTCGCCGTTACAATATCAAAAATCGCATCGCCTACTGACCGCACAAAAGCTTATTCAAACCAAGCAAAGCAATATCGCTAATATTGCTTTCCAAGTCGGTTACGAAAGCCCAAGTCAGTTTAGCCGAGAATATAAAAGACATTTTGGGGTAAGCCCGAAAGGGGATGCGAGATAG
- a CDS encoding NADH-dependent flavin oxidoreductase — translation MNSLFQTYTLNNGVEIKNRLVVAPMTHFGSNEDGTLGEQERTFISNRAVDMGMFITAATLVAKNGKTFVGQPEALDDSHLDSLRETAKVLQAQGTKAILQIHHGGVNAQANLTDGQALVSASDHAESGAKAATADEVVELIQAYTNAAELAIRAGFDGVEIHGANGYLIQQFFSGEFNRRTDEWGGSLEKRLRFPLAIVDSVIALKEKYAKPEFIVGYRFSPEEPGENGLTMADTFALIDALVEKPLQYLHVSLHEFDKKARRGADTNLTRMQLIHERINGKLPLIGVGGLLSGEQIRAAFQTGWAEFIGLGKAVMVNPNIATLLKENRDSEIATELDPTRADQYGMPDILWGLSQQGGAWLPPVKGQDWKPLDI, via the coding sequence ATGAATTCACTTTTTCAAACTTATACATTAAACAATGGCGTAGAAATTAAAAACCGCTTAGTGGTTGCACCAATGACTCACTTCGGTTCAAACGAAGACGGTACATTAGGCGAGCAAGAACGTACTTTTATTAGCAACCGTGCGGTGGATATGGGGATGTTTATCACAGCGGCTACGTTAGTGGCGAAAAATGGTAAAACCTTTGTAGGACAACCTGAAGCCCTTGACGATAGCCACTTAGACAGCTTGCGTGAAACGGCAAAAGTGTTGCAAGCGCAAGGTACCAAAGCAATTTTACAAATTCATCACGGTGGCGTGAATGCACAAGCCAATTTAACAGACGGACAAGCGTTAGTTAGTGCATCAGACCACGCTGAAAGCGGTGCAAAAGCAGCAACTGCAGACGAAGTGGTTGAATTAATTCAAGCTTATACCAATGCAGCTGAATTGGCGATCCGAGCAGGCTTTGACGGCGTAGAAATTCATGGTGCGAATGGTTATTTGATCCAACAATTCTTCTCGGGCGAATTTAACCGCCGTACAGATGAATGGGGTGGTAGCCTTGAAAAACGCTTACGTTTCCCATTGGCGATTGTGGACTCAGTTATTGCATTAAAAGAGAAATATGCAAAACCTGAATTTATCGTGGGTTACCGTTTCTCGCCAGAAGAACCAGGCGAAAATGGCTTAACAATGGCAGATACTTTCGCTTTAATTGATGCGTTAGTGGAAAAACCATTGCAATACTTACATGTTTCATTGCACGAATTTGACAAAAAAGCACGTCGTGGTGCAGATACCAACCTCACTCGTATGCAACTTATTCATGAACGCATTAACGGCAAATTGCCATTAATCGGTGTAGGAGGCTTACTTTCAGGTGAGCAAATCCGAGCGGCATTCCAAACAGGTTGGGCGGAATTTATCGGCTTAGGTAAAGCGGTAATGGTCAATCCAAACATTGCGACTTTATTGAAAGAAAACCGTGATAGCGAAATCGCAACCGAGCTTGATCCAACTCGTGCCGACCAATACGGTATGCCAGACATTCTGTGGGGCTTATCTCAACAAGGCGGTGCGTGGTTGCCACCTGTGAAAGGTCAAGACTGGAAACCATTAGATATTTAA
- a CDS encoding SMODS domain-containing nucleotidyltransferase, whose protein sequence is MHFGSFSRKTKIRPIDDIDLMIGLNGHKLYWEDNDRDYKECSIYLKSYEEPELWRQCLNDDNSLNSTKVLNIFKSALSNISHYSNADIHRMQQAVTLELPSYEWNFDLVPCFHTTSNVYLIPNGSGKWMKTNPEKDKELITSVNQKHSGKFLELVRLVKYWNSKSFANKSKFQSSYLLEIMLAKYYDRLYWFSDLETEFKNSLTYLYSALDINIADPKGIEGNINRLNANEKLVLKNRICCDLIELTKANESDNIIKKFDYWKNVLGQNFPDYEV, encoded by the coding sequence TTGCATTTTGGTTCATTTTCTAGAAAAACTAAAATTAGACCGATCGATGACATAGATTTAATGATTGGATTGAATGGTCATAAATTATACTGGGAGGATAATGACAGGGATTATAAAGAATGTAGTATTTATTTGAAAAGTTATGAAGAACCAGAGTTATGGCGACAATGTTTGAATGATGATAATTCCTTAAATTCAACAAAAGTTTTGAATATATTCAAATCAGCACTAAGTAATATTTCACATTATAGTAATGCTGATATTCATAGAATGCAGCAAGCTGTAACTTTAGAGCTTCCTTCTTATGAATGGAATTTTGATTTAGTACCTTGTTTTCATACAACATCTAATGTTTATCTAATACCAAATGGTTCAGGTAAATGGATGAAAACAAATCCAGAAAAAGATAAGGAGCTTATTACTTCAGTAAATCAAAAGCATTCGGGAAAATTTTTAGAACTTGTCAGATTAGTAAAGTATTGGAATAGTAAGTCTTTTGCAAATAAATCGAAGTTTCAGTCATCTTATCTACTCGAAATAATGTTGGCTAAATATTATGATCGCCTATATTGGTTTTCTGATCTAGAAACTGAGTTTAAAAATTCTTTAACATATTTGTATTCAGCCCTTGATATAAATATAGCAGATCCGAAAGGAATTGAAGGGAATATTAATAGATTAAATGCTAATGAAAAACTAGTGTTAAAGAATCGTATTTGTTGTGATTTGATAGAACTAACTAAGGCTAATGAATCAGATAATATAATTAAAAAGTTTGATTATTGGAAAAATGTTTTGGGTCAAAATTTTCCTGATTATGAGGTTTAG
- a CDS encoding NAD(P)H-dependent oxidoreductase encodes MAISKQEILDAFHFRHACKQYDPTKKISTEDFEFILETGRLSPSSFGFEPWKFLVIENRKIRELIRDNAWGAADKATDCSHFVVFLVRQENTLKQGSDYTQYIMNDVYHLPKEVVDLRNTFYKDFTEEHIAIANNPTCFYDWACRQSYIALANMMTSAAMIGIDSTPIEGFHVEEMNKMLADAGLFDPNLFKVSVMAAFGYRGMEPFPKARQPMTDVVEWVK; translated from the coding sequence ATGGCAATTTCTAAACAAGAAATTTTAGACGCATTTCATTTCCGTCACGCATGTAAACAATATGATCCGACTAAAAAAATTAGTACGGAAGATTTTGAATTCATTTTAGAAACAGGCCGTTTATCGCCAAGCTCATTTGGTTTTGAACCTTGGAAATTTTTGGTCATTGAAAACCGTAAAATTCGTGAACTGATTCGTGATAATGCTTGGGGCGCAGCAGATAAAGCAACGGATTGTAGCCATTTTGTCGTGTTCCTTGTTCGCCAAGAAAATACGCTGAAACAAGGTAGCGATTACACACAATATATTATGAATGATGTATATCATTTACCAAAAGAAGTGGTGGATTTACGTAATACTTTCTACAAAGATTTCACAGAGGAACATATTGCGATTGCGAATAATCCTACTTGCTTTTACGATTGGGCTTGTCGCCAAAGCTATATTGCATTAGCAAATATGATGACTTCTGCTGCAATGATTGGTATCGACAGTACGCCGATCGAAGGTTTCCATGTAGAAGAGATGAATAAAATGCTGGCAGATGCCGGTTTGTTTGATCCAAACCTATTCAAAGTGAGTGTAATGGCTGCTTTTGGTTATCGTGGTATGGAACCATTCCCGAAAGCTCGCCAGCCAATGACTGATGTCGTTGAGTGGGTAAAATAA
- a CDS encoding HpcH/HpaI aldolase family protein translates to MAMVKDFLYNNLKHNIEAGKMQYGVALETTSADVAEVLATTDYDWLFIDAEHGPYNIQTILNVARAIAPYEMTPVVRVGEATAGTFKQLMDSGIQNIIVPMVESGEEAAQIIRWAKYPAEGKRGMGAGVVRASRFGRIPDYQQRIDDESMIMLQIESLKGMENLDAIASTKGVGAIFLGPADLAVDMGLGPNILHPDVVAKMEYAIKRIRELGVPVGTIAATPEQAKHYADLGVSFFALGADTAFIASAADSMLDAYQGLKK, encoded by the coding sequence ATGGCAATGGTAAAAGATTTTTTATATAACAACCTAAAACATAACATCGAAGCGGGCAAAATGCAGTATGGCGTGGCGTTAGAAACCACCTCAGCCGATGTGGCGGAAGTGCTTGCGACCACGGATTATGACTGGCTTTTCATTGATGCGGAACATGGTCCGTACAACATTCAGACCATTTTAAACGTAGCTAGAGCGATCGCTCCTTATGAAATGACACCTGTGGTACGTGTTGGTGAAGCAACCGCTGGTACATTCAAGCAGTTAATGGATTCAGGGATTCAAAACATTATCGTACCAATGGTGGAAAGTGGCGAAGAAGCGGCACAAATCATTCGTTGGGCGAAATATCCGGCTGAAGGTAAACGTGGTATGGGGGCAGGCGTGGTACGAGCTTCTCGCTTTGGGCGTATCCCTGATTATCAACAACGCATTGATGATGAATCAATGATTATGTTGCAAATCGAAAGCCTAAAAGGTATGGAAAATTTAGATGCTATCGCAAGCACCAAAGGCGTAGGTGCGATTTTCTTAGGCCCTGCGGATTTAGCGGTGGATATGGGATTAGGTCCAAATATTCTGCATCCGGACGTAGTGGCAAAAATGGAATATGCGATCAAGCGTATTCGTGAATTAGGCGTACCGGTGGGTACAATCGCAGCTACTCCAGAGCAAGCAAAACACTACGCAGATCTTGGCGTATCATTCTTTGCTCTCGGTGCAGATACGGCATTTATCGCAAGTGCGGCAGATAGCATGCTAGATGCGTACCAAGGTTTGAAAAAATAA
- a CDS encoding ester cyclase yields MSFQKEQMQRFQTAINTADEALMCELVADDAPFYTPMSPEPMVGGKGYLAIVHLFRQSFPDVQWQAEAMVEEGNIVVVQWLCTGTHLGDFMGKAPTGNKFATRIMNFYYFNKQGKIINDVAAEGLIKIVEAVGLLGR; encoded by the coding sequence ATGAGTTTTCAAAAAGAGCAAATGCAACGTTTTCAAACTGCCATTAACACTGCTGATGAAGCATTAATGTGTGAGTTAGTAGCTGACGATGCCCCATTTTATACACCAATGTCTCCTGAACCAATGGTTGGCGGAAAAGGTTATCTGGCGATTGTTCATTTATTCCGCCAAAGCTTCCCTGATGTTCAATGGCAAGCCGAAGCAATGGTCGAAGAAGGCAATATCGTTGTGGTGCAATGGCTATGCACAGGCACTCACTTGGGCGATTTTATGGGTAAAGCCCCTACGGGGAATAAATTCGCAACACGCATAATGAATTTTTATTACTTCAATAAACAAGGCAAAATTATCAACGATGTAGCAGCAGAAGGCTTAATCAAAATCGTTGAAGCTGTCGGTTTGTTAGGTCGCTAA
- a CDS encoding YbfB/YjiJ family MFS transporter, with the protein MQTQKSIAWFIFAGLSASLISIGLARFAYTPLLPLLISEQWFSASDAAYLGAANLAGYLIGALSGRPMGNAFSNKQTLRVMMLLVTLSFFACAFPLSTAWYFVWRLISGISGGAIMVLVAATITPHVPAERRNLASGAIFLGIGLGIFASATIVPMLIDLGLKTTWFGLGVFSTILTSLSWFNIPDPVAKVQEVGNSPISASVQQHAPEPKSIFLILYLQYGLMAVFIVAPAVFIVDYIARGLQFGAGTGALFWGLYGIGSMIGPPLYGYFADKVGAKPTLRTVLAVEFLAIFALCATENIIVMAILTVIIGSFPPGIVPLMLARIFEMTSCPRLRNVNWSKATIFFASAQALAGYGLSAVFSATHNDHRILFILGGIALLISLSMEILYRKTQQV; encoded by the coding sequence ATGCAAACACAAAAATCCATTGCATGGTTTATTTTTGCAGGACTGTCAGCAAGTTTGATTTCTATCGGCTTGGCACGTTTTGCTTATACGCCACTATTACCGTTGCTAATTAGTGAACAATGGTTTTCAGCTTCAGATGCAGCTTATTTAGGTGCGGCAAATTTAGCTGGATATTTGATCGGTGCGTTATCTGGGCGACCGATGGGAAATGCCTTTTCTAACAAGCAAACATTACGTGTAATGATGCTGTTAGTTACACTCTCATTTTTTGCTTGCGCCTTCCCGCTTTCAACTGCTTGGTATTTCGTTTGGCGATTAATTTCAGGGATTTCAGGTGGTGCAATTATGGTATTAGTTGCGGCAACTATCACACCACACGTACCTGCAGAACGCCGTAATCTTGCTAGCGGTGCAATCTTCTTAGGTATTGGCTTAGGAATTTTCGCTTCCGCTACCATCGTGCCAATGTTGATTGATTTAGGGCTAAAAACAACGTGGTTTGGCTTGGGTGTTTTTTCTACAATTTTAACCTCGCTGAGTTGGTTTAATATTCCTGATCCCGTAGCAAAAGTACAAGAAGTGGGTAATTCCCCAATATCAGCATCGGTTCAACAACACGCTCCCGAACCTAAATCTATCTTTCTCATTTTATACCTACAATACGGATTGATGGCTGTATTTATTGTTGCACCAGCCGTATTTATTGTGGATTACATTGCACGAGGCTTACAATTTGGCGCTGGAACAGGCGCACTATTTTGGGGCCTATATGGCATCGGTTCGATGATTGGGCCACCACTTTATGGATATTTCGCCGATAAAGTTGGTGCAAAACCAACTTTACGCACGGTACTAGCGGTCGAATTTTTAGCTATTTTTGCATTATGTGCCACAGAAAATATCATTGTAATGGCGATACTTACGGTTATCATCGGTTCATTTCCACCAGGTATCGTGCCATTAATGCTTGCTCGCATTTTTGAAATGACCTCCTGTCCACGGCTACGCAACGTAAACTGGAGTAAAGCTACCATTTTCTTTGCATCTGCTCAGGCATTAGCTGGTTATGGTTTATCCGCTGTATTTAGCGCCACCCACAATGACCACCGAATTCTGTTCATCCTTGGTGGCATCGCATTACTAATCTCATTAAGTATGGAAATACTGTACCGTAAAACACAACAAGTGTGA